One genomic window of Acidovorax radicis includes the following:
- a CDS encoding ABC transporter ATP-binding protein — protein sequence MHILWTYLRPHGKLALLALLLAAVSQVLALVDPIIFGKIIDGYAVHPAGKSNDELISGVLRLLGLAVGVAVLSRLAKTLQEYVTRLVVQKLGTQIFNDGLRQVLRLKFQEFAEMRSGETLSLLQKVRQDSERFINAFINTVFAAFVGVSFLIWYAVTRHWALVPVFLIGVLVLGGLTGLLSREIKSQQRSIVRETNRSSGFITESLRNIELIKSLGLTFPEIRRLQAQTQKIFALEMQKVKRIRLLSFLQGTTLSLLKLAILFALLWLIFKDVLSTGELIAMQFISVAIFAPLQELGNIILAWREAEASLLNFDALMKKPVERRPKVSVHVGPVRQVRFRDVVFRHRGAADNALDGVSFSAGLGDTVAFVGPSGSGKSTLVKLLVGLYAPGSGEIFYNGVSTTQLRYNEVRRQIGFVTQETHLFAGSLRENMLVVKPDASDAEVIAAMQQAACAHLLDKAPEGLDTPVGEMGVRLSGGEKQRLSIARALLRQPPLLIFDEATSALDSLTEEQITDTVRHLSTESTRITILIAHRLSTVLHAQTIFVLEKGRIVESGNHLELLERRGLYYAMWRQQIGERPAPRGPPGT from the coding sequence ATGCACATTCTCTGGACCTACCTGCGCCCGCACGGCAAGCTGGCTTTGCTGGCGCTGTTGCTGGCGGCTGTGAGCCAGGTGCTGGCCCTGGTGGACCCGATCATTTTTGGCAAGATCATTGACGGCTATGCCGTGCACCCGGCGGGCAAAAGCAACGACGAGTTGATTTCTGGCGTGCTGCGCCTGCTGGGCTTGGCCGTGGGGGTGGCGGTGCTGTCGCGGCTGGCCAAGACGCTGCAGGAATACGTCACGCGCCTGGTGGTGCAAAAACTGGGCACGCAGATCTTCAACGACGGACTGCGCCAGGTGCTGCGCCTCAAATTTCAGGAGTTCGCTGAAATGCGCAGCGGCGAGACGCTCTCGCTGCTGCAAAAAGTGCGGCAAGACAGCGAGCGTTTCATCAACGCCTTCATCAACACCGTGTTCGCTGCCTTCGTGGGCGTGAGCTTTCTGATCTGGTATGCGGTAACGCGGCACTGGGCACTGGTGCCGGTGTTTTTGATCGGCGTGCTGGTGCTGGGTGGGCTCACGGGCTTGCTGAGCCGTGAAATCAAGAGCCAGCAGCGCTCGATCGTGCGCGAGACCAACCGCAGCTCGGGGTTCATCACCGAGTCGCTGCGCAACATCGAGCTGATCAAAAGCCTGGGGCTGACCTTCCCCGAGATTCGGCGGCTGCAGGCGCAAACCCAAAAGATCTTTGCGCTCGAGATGCAAAAGGTCAAACGCATCCGCCTGTTGTCGTTTCTGCAGGGCACCACGCTCAGCCTGCTCAAGCTGGCCATCTTGTTCGCGCTGCTGTGGCTGATCTTCAAGGATGTGCTGAGCACGGGCGAACTGATCGCCATGCAGTTCATATCGGTGGCCATTTTTGCGCCGCTGCAAGAGCTGGGCAACATCATCCTGGCCTGGCGCGAGGCCGAGGCGTCGTTGCTCAACTTCGACGCGCTGATGAAAAAACCGGTGGAGCGCAGGCCCAAGGTTTCGGTGCATGTCGGGCCGGTGCGCCAAGTGCGCTTTCGCGATGTTGTCTTCCGGCACCGGGGGGCCGCAGACAACGCGCTCGACGGCGTGAGCTTCAGCGCCGGACTGGGCGACACGGTGGCCTTTGTCGGGCCGTCTGGATCGGGCAAGTCCACGCTGGTCAAGCTGCTGGTGGGCTTGTACGCCCCTGGCAGCGGCGAGATCTTCTACAACGGTGTTTCCACCACCCAGTTGCGCTACAACGAAGTGCGCCGCCAGATCGGCTTTGTGACGCAGGAGACCCATCTGTTTGCTGGCAGCCTGCGCGAGAACATGCTGGTGGTCAAGCCCGACGCCAGCGATGCCGAGGTCATCGCCGCCATGCAGCAGGCGGCCTGCGCCCATTTGCTGGACAAGGCCCCAGAGGGGCTGGACACGCCCGTCGGCGAGATGGGCGTGCGCCTGTCTGGCGGTGAAAAACAGCGACTGTCGATTGCGCGCGCGCTGCTGCGCCAGCCGCCGCTGCTGATCTTTGACGAAGCCACCTCGGCACTGGACTCGCTGACCGAAGAGCAGATCACCGACACCGTGCGGCACCTGTCTACCGAGAGCACGCGCATCACCATCCTGATTGCACACCGGCTCTCGACCGTCTTGCATGCGCAAACCATTTTTGTGCTCGAAAAGGGACGCATCGTGGAGTCGGGCAACCACCTGGAGCTGCTGGAGCGGCGCGGCCTGTACTACGCCATGTGGCGCCAGCAGATTGGTGAGCGCCCGGCCCCCCGGGGCCCCCCGGGCACCTGA
- a CDS encoding zinc-dependent alcohol dehydrogenase family protein, with amino-acid sequence MNTTNTVHFKKAHTMTTSPVNTMQALVLESAHGALTPQLLPRPQPEAGQVLVRIQASGVNPLDTKIRAGAAEHAQQPLPAILGMDLAGIVEDVGPGVSRFKAGDEVYGFTGGIGGLQGSLAQYAAVDERLIARKPANLTMREASALPLVFITAWEGLVDRANVRSGHKVLVHGGAGCVGHVAVQLARARGAEVFATGTAAQAGYIRSIGATPIDYEKTSVESYVNQFTEGKGFDIVYDTVGGPVLDASFLATRRYSGHVVTSLGWGTHKLAPLSFRGATFSGVFTLLPILTGQFREHHGEIMEQATMLAESGQLKPLLDPGTFTLDTAAEAHALVAEGRARGKVVVSVSA; translated from the coding sequence ATGAACACTACCAACACTGTTCATTTCAAGAAAGCACACACCATGACAACCTCGCCCGTTAACACCATGCAGGCACTGGTACTGGAATCAGCCCATGGCGCCCTGACTCCCCAATTGCTACCCCGGCCGCAGCCCGAAGCGGGTCAGGTTCTGGTGCGCATTCAAGCAAGCGGCGTCAACCCACTGGACACGAAGATTCGTGCGGGAGCCGCCGAGCACGCTCAACAACCTCTCCCTGCCATTTTGGGCATGGACCTCGCTGGCATCGTTGAAGATGTTGGGCCCGGCGTTTCCCGCTTCAAGGCGGGTGACGAGGTTTACGGCTTCACGGGGGGAATTGGCGGTTTGCAAGGCAGCTTGGCACAGTATGCCGCCGTCGATGAAAGGCTGATTGCACGCAAGCCAGCCAACTTGACGATGCGCGAGGCTTCAGCCTTGCCCCTTGTCTTCATCACAGCCTGGGAGGGACTTGTCGATCGCGCGAACGTCCGCAGTGGACACAAGGTTCTGGTGCATGGCGGCGCCGGGTGCGTCGGCCACGTTGCTGTGCAGCTCGCCCGCGCACGGGGCGCCGAGGTGTTTGCCACTGGAACTGCAGCGCAGGCTGGCTATATACGGTCCATCGGCGCCACTCCGATTGACTATGAAAAGACCTCCGTAGAGTCCTATGTCAACCAGTTCACGGAAGGCAAAGGCTTTGATATCGTGTACGACACCGTGGGGGGCCCCGTTCTGGACGCATCCTTTCTGGCCACCCGTCGCTACTCGGGTCACGTGGTGACCTCTCTTGGTTGGGGAACTCACAAGCTGGCCCCACTCTCGTTTCGGGGCGCCACCTTCTCGGGTGTCTTCACGCTACTCCCCATCCTCACAGGGCAATTTCGAGAGCATCACGGGGAGATCATGGAGCAAGCGACCATGCTAGCGGAATCCGGGCAGCTAAAGCCGTTGCTCGACCCGGGGACGTTCACCCTCGACACGGCTGCCGAGGCACACGCCCTGGTAGCTGAAGGTCGCGCCCGTGGCAAGGTAGTGGTGAGCGTGTCGGCATGA
- a CDS encoding YybH family protein — protein MKSGAMSQTNAHLRQVANALIAATNAFDVKHALSLFAHDAVIDDPSTGHRFDGHDGIRNYIEQYFIGYHTVTRFLSMKRLGYNRACVRVDFTGDFGHEIGKLEITVNAKGLIAQVDADLE, from the coding sequence ATGAAAAGCGGTGCGATGAGTCAAACAAATGCACACCTTCGCCAGGTGGCCAACGCCTTGATAGCCGCAACCAATGCCTTTGATGTCAAGCACGCGCTGAGCCTGTTCGCGCACGACGCGGTGATCGACGACCCATCAACAGGCCACCGTTTTGACGGCCATGACGGAATACGCAACTACATCGAACAGTATTTCATCGGTTATCACACGGTGACCAGGTTCTTGTCGATGAAGCGTCTTGGCTACAACCGGGCCTGCGTGAGGGTCGATTTCACTGGTGACTTCGGTCATGAGATCGGGAAACTCGAGATCACCGTCAACGCGAAAGGCCTCATTGCCCAAGTTGATGCGGATCTTGAATGA
- a CDS encoding MFS transporter: MRARFQKTFRSLGRHNYRLWAAGAFVSNVGTWMQRIAQDWLVLTQLTPHSGTAVGVVMALQFGPPIILMPLVGRVADRVDRRKLLLATQSAMAATALGLGLLVITGLVTLWQVYVFAGLMGCISAFDAPVRQTFVAELVGDEDLPNAIALNSTLFNSAQLIGPAIAGVLIAMWGTGWLFIINGLSFVAVLSSLLKMRVSELRQLTKTGASGAGMVDGLRYVKHRPDLVIALTMLFVVGTYGVNFSIFISTMSVTTFHGGPHLYGALSSALAVGSVLGALLAAGREQPRLTLLAASAFGFGVAGALAAVMPNVWSFGVMLVALGAMAQTFTTSTNSLVQLRTEPAMRGRVMAIYMAIFLGCTPLGAPLVGWVADFFGPRWALGVGAASGFVAAIFAFTYHRFFMGQRRIPQ; this comes from the coding sequence ATGAGAGCCAGGTTTCAAAAGACCTTTCGCTCGCTGGGCAGGCACAATTACCGCCTCTGGGCCGCTGGCGCCTTCGTGTCCAACGTGGGAACGTGGATGCAGCGTATCGCGCAAGACTGGTTGGTGCTGACCCAATTGACGCCCCACAGCGGCACCGCGGTGGGGGTGGTGATGGCGCTGCAGTTCGGCCCGCCCATCATCCTGATGCCGTTGGTGGGCCGCGTGGCCGATCGCGTTGATCGCCGCAAATTGTTGCTGGCCACGCAGTCGGCGATGGCGGCCACGGCGCTTGGGCTGGGCCTGCTGGTGATTACGGGGCTTGTCACGTTGTGGCAGGTGTATGTGTTTGCCGGTCTTATGGGGTGCATCAGCGCCTTCGATGCCCCGGTGCGCCAGACCTTCGTGGCGGAGCTCGTGGGGGATGAAGACCTGCCCAATGCCATCGCGCTGAACTCGACACTGTTCAACAGCGCTCAATTGATTGGCCCGGCCATCGCGGGGGTGTTGATCGCCATGTGGGGAACAGGGTGGCTTTTCATCATCAACGGATTGAGCTTTGTCGCCGTCCTCTCATCGTTGCTGAAGATGCGTGTGAGCGAGCTGCGCCAGCTGACCAAGACCGGCGCGTCGGGGGCCGGCATGGTCGATGGCCTGCGCTATGTCAAACACAGGCCCGACCTTGTCATCGCCTTGACGATGCTGTTTGTGGTCGGCACCTACGGCGTCAATTTCTCGATTTTCATCTCGACCATGTCGGTCACAACGTTTCACGGCGGCCCCCATTTGTATGGGGCGCTGTCTTCAGCCCTGGCAGTGGGCTCGGTGTTGGGCGCCTTGCTCGCCGCTGGGCGCGAACAGCCCCGGCTGACGCTGTTGGCGGCCAGCGCTTTCGGGTTTGGCGTTGCCGGGGCACTTGCAGCAGTCATGCCCAATGTCTGGTCGTTCGGGGTGATGCTGGTCGCACTGGGTGCCATGGCGCAGACTTTCACGACCTCGACCAACAGCCTGGTTCAACTGAGAACCGAGCCTGCCATGCGCGGTCGTGTCATGGCCATTTACATGGCCATCTTTCTGGGGTGCACGCCGCTTGGCGCCCCCCTGGTGGGGTGGGTGGCTGACTTTTTTGGCCCGCGCTGGGCACTGGGTGTGGGGGCGGCCTCCGGGTTTGTTGCTGCGATTTTTGCGTTCACTTATCACCGCTTTTTCATGGGCCAGAGACGCATCCCGCAGTGA